In Clarias gariepinus isolate MV-2021 ecotype Netherlands chromosome 21, CGAR_prim_01v2, whole genome shotgun sequence, the sequence GCAGGAAGCCGTGCTGGTTCTGCACCTAATTTAGTATGTAACATTTATAAACCACAACTAcagtaatatatttataatacagtaaggtatttataattatttaataatttttcaattttaatcATTTCTAGCTTGAATGTGGTCTGTCCCAAATCACAGCAGCGATGCCTAAAGAAGCAAAACCGAAGCAGACAGGTATCCACCTTAGAGCTTGTGGTGCAACtggaatttcttttatttatttatttatttattttatcagatGATTTTGTCACACAGTGTTTAtctggagtttccatgttctccccatggttGATGGGTGTCCTCTGGGTATTCCAGTTGTCTCACAAATCCAAATATGGTTGTTAGGctgcttatttattcatttattcatttattcattttttttttataccatttAACTTGTGTACAGGGACGGGAGGAGggcttgagcctatcccaggagacttaggacatgaacagggtgccagtccagtTGTAGGCTgattagtattttaaaattgcctatgtatgtatgtatgtatgtatgtaggtaAATACCATATTGATTTCAATACATCTTGTTGGACACAGCGAAGTACAGTAATGGCatcactagttttttttttttaacagaaaatgaGGAAGTAACAAAGGAAGTAATGACCTAGTgtgaaaatgtcatttttttctgtatgttgTTGCTGGTGTCTGAATGCTGTTGCTAACAGTTACAGTCCTATTCAAAAGAACTGGTTATTATTGTACTAGATTCAAATTTCCAACCGCCATTTCTCTCACCAATGATGCCATAAACAGCTTATATTTTCTTCAGCCTCTATCATGCTGTTGGCTTTGACCACAAAAAAAGAGAGCGGTTCCCCACAGCTGTGCTTTAGACGTGGTTGTATCTTTgtaaaagaactaaaaaaaaaacacaaatttaaattcagGTTTTAGCACACTGCTTTACATATTGCAGTCTTGTCTACTTTGCCTGTCAACAAGTTGCCACATGCCCCAGAAGACCCTCAGCACTGTCACTGATTCTGAGCATGTCTCCTACTCCTTAACTCCTTAAAGTCACAgtccttttcttttattggtgaAAGCAAATTAATGTGTAACTATAGTAAACCTACTAAAAGTTATGATGCATGTAGGACTAGACCCCCGAGTCCTGGGAGTTGTTCAATGGgttaaagattaaataattgcttacaatcatttgaatttcatagGAAAGACCAGTTTTGAAGCTATTGCTCTGTGAAACACTCTTGCGTAAACAAAACATGGTTGAATGTTTGTCAAAATGTGTTAGCTTAACCATAAACCAGGATTTCATCCAACGCACATGTTTAATTGGGAAAATTTCACCACGTCCACATCTGGTACAACTAAGCATAAGATGTAAGATAAGAAATAGCAGATGTGCTTCACTAAAAGACTAAGTCAAAGCTGTGTTCTTCAAGCCATTCTATAAAACATcagttaaacatttttgtaaaatacagtTTACAATCATTCAtatatcttctataccgcttctAAACcatgttactgtgtgtgtgtgtgtgtgtgtgtgtgtgtgtgtgctctgtgatgcaCTGTCACCCTATCTTGGTTGGACCCCaccttgtgcattgtgtgtgtttgtgtgtgtgcacaaggtgGGGTTCAACCAAGATAGGGTGACAGttcatcacagagcacacacacatacacacactacggacaatttggaaatgccaatcagcctaatctgcttgtctttggactatgggaggaaaccggaggaaaatACAGATTATTAAAGTCTATTCTTgtgtcaaataaaatttttgtaaatatcagtgatcatatttttacttttgctatCAGATTGTTGAACACTGTTCCTTCAAAGCTATATCAGTATGCAGTCGAGTGATGCAGATTTGTAAATGTgaccgcctttttttttttttttaataacaggaCCATTACGGAATGAACATTTTATGAGCATCACTTCCATCCGACTGATTAGTAACGAAGAGTTCCTGCCATCATACATAATGGACAGACACTGGAAGTCATTCATGAACAGAGACAACTGgggcttttaaaaactttgcTGGAAAGTTTGCTTAAAGTGGACCTGGCAAGAAAAGAGTTTCAAATCATCTATATTTTTTGTTGCCATGTAATGCATGTTCatgttcagttaaaaaaaaagaagaagctgtTAACAGATCGTTTGGAATGTAATAGAATGTGTTTTGATTATTAAACTTGTTTTGGATGAAAACCTGAGCTGTGCTTTCATAAAACCAAGCACTGATggatattttgtatttattgcaGTTTGTTTTTCCAAAGAGCTCAGTCATTGTACAGTACTCGTGTAGTAACTGGGCGTGGCTTGAGCGGGTACACCTCACTGATTGCCACGCCCATATCACAATGCGCCCCGCCCCTTTTGCTCTGGGAGTTCAGCAGTAGCGGATATCACTCCCACGCGCTTTACTCTCGAGGCGAAGAGGAGCTCTCACTCACAAcggtaagtattttatttatatatgaaaaaaaacacttaatgtaattataaatcCGGAGAGCCGTGTAAGAAACTCAATTTCTGTCCGACTCTGAGTCTGATGCAGCATCCGactctgaagtgtgtgtgtgtgtgtgagagagacgaAAGAAGCAGCTGTTCAGGGAGCTCGTGCATGTGcagtttctttttattattattattatagaccAGTTTCACAATAAggtgtgtgtaatgtatgtgCTGTGAAATATAATGATCCTGGATTATTAcacattctctctttttccagTGGTGAAGGATAAAGTGGACAGACTGGCACTGGACTGTTATTTCTCAGTttgttcaagttttttttttattactatttttgaTGGAACGTTACAGGAAAGAagtgcagtgagagaggacatgaagttagttggtgtgagaaaagaggatgcagaggatagggttagatggaggcagatgattcgctgtggcgacccctgaaagggaacagccgaaagacaaagaagaagttacaggaaAGAAGTAAGACAACGCAAGTGCAAGGTGGGTTTCACACATGATGTGCTCAGTGATGTGAAAAAAGTTTCCATTAGCAGAGCAGGTCTCATGTTTATAAGGACATGCTGTGTGCTGTGAAATAGTCATAACCTAGGTGTCATTCTaggtgacattttttaaaaacatattttttgtaacCCTCCTTTTATCTTTAGGGCCTTTTTGACTTCATTCAGTGTTTAATGTCTCAACATAAAtgattgaaataattttttttggcttcatATTTAGTGACTTTTATACATAAACTTAGGTATCAATTTtaattttgataattttttagAGGTTGAAATTGCTGAGGTCAAATTAACCCCAAGAATAATATATGTTACTGTAGTAAATTTGAAGGTAACAGGAGGGTTAAGAGGAACGACACATTGTGTAAGTCAAAGTGTAAAGGATTTGATGATGAAGTCACCGCACAGATGGTACAGGACTTCTTTTGTTTATTCACTACATCCTTTATGTTCTTTTATCTGCTGTGTGATCTACTGTACTAAGAGATCTAAACTTAACTAATTTACCAAAGCATAAGGATTATTGTTTACATAAGAATAAAGATGTGACTCCATTTTACTTCCCCCACCACAGAATGAAAGGGAGATGTGCTGCTTTACATAAGAGAAGACACAAATTCTACCTGCTCTTTGTGTCATTGTCCATTGTGTGTCTCCTGAAGTTTGTCTACGTAAAGGTCTCGTTGAAAAACCGATTTTACGTCGAGCCCTATGGAATTACAGTAAGATCATCTAATTCTCAGCCTAACAAAGATGCCATTGACTGCACTGCCATTTATCAGCTAGATCCAGTAGAAATTGGCAAGTCGTTGGAGATAAGGCGCAGAGACATTGTGGATTTGGATGATGAGAGTGTTGTGTCCTTCACTGAGGACTGTTCAAAATACCTATTCGCAAGAGGTTACAATGGCATCCCTGTGACTAATGAGGAGCGTGACTTTCCACTGGCGTACTCTTTAGTAGTGCATAAGAATATGCCCATGGTAGAGAGGATTATCAGGGCCATCTATGCACCGCACAACATATACTGCATACATTATGATCAGAAGTCCTCGAAATCCTTTATCGCCGGGGTAAAAAACCTGGCCAAATGTTTCCCAAACATATTTATCGCCTCCAAGCTGGAATCAGTGCAGTATGCGCACATCACAAGACTCCGCGCAGATCTCAATTGCCTGTCGGACCTaatgaggtcagaggtcaaatggAAGTATGCTATTAATCTTTGTGGGCAAGACTTCCCACTCAAGTCCAACTATGAGCTGGTAAAGGAACTAAAAACGTTGAAGGGTGCAAACATGTTGGAGTCGAGCCGACCCAGTGAGCTAAAGAGACAACGCTTTAGCTTTCAACACGAACTTAAAGACGTCCCATATGAGTATCAGAAGCTACCTGTTAGAACTACAGTTGCTAAAAGCGCTCCGCCTCATGACATTGAAATGTTTATTGGAAGTGCCTATTTTGTCCTTTCACGTGATTTCGTCCAGTATGTTCAGACTAGCCAGCTGGCAAAAGACTTCTTCGAGTGGTCAGCTGACACCTACTCTCCGGATGAGCACTTTTGGGCTACGCTGGCACGAGTGCCTGGAGTGCCCGGAGAGATCCTAAGGTCGGAGGCCGATGTTACCGATTTGAAGAGTAAAACCCGTCTAGTAAAATGGAATTATTTGGAAGGGTCTTTGTACCCCCCTTGCACTGGAACACACATGCGTAGTGTTTGCATTTATGGTGCTGCAGAACTCAGGTGGCTCTTGAACTATGGCCACTGGTTTGCAAACAAGTTTGATCCCAAAGTGGACCCTGTCCTCATTCAGTGTCTTGAGGAAAAACTTGAGGAAAGTAAAATTCAACATGGGTTAAGTACAGTCTCTTAAAAGATGGacctttattacagtatatgcaccaAGTTTTTGGGCTTGTTTGTACATGTTTCTGACCAAAACTGTATTGCCCCTATTTTGAGACAAAAAAAGGTTAGAGTCTCTGTTAAATGTGAGCAAAACAATTAATGCATTTTGCCATTGAAACTGAAACTTATGACCTCAATGACTATTTAAAGTGCCTTTTAACTCTTGTGTGTCTTTCTTTTTGTGTTACAAAAGATCTATGGAACATCTTattaaaaagcacatttatagaGTACCCAATATTCCACCTCAattgtcttttttatatttaaaaatacaattatatcGAAGAATTTCCCACTGTGTTAGacatcataatgtttttttgctaaatCTTTTAAAAGTGAAGTACCAACAGTCTTTGTTGATGCATCAACAGTCTTAATTTTGCTAAAGCAGCATATTAAAATGGTGGTCTTTTATGGCAATGTCTCATTAGTAACAAAAGTTTTCTGCTGACAATCATAATTTACTCAGAGAACAGTCTTAGTCACACACTAAAGTTCCGCTTGTTCTGGTAACTTAAATATCAAGGAGAAATATCTTGCTCCTGTAGGTATATTATCCTGTACCAATCATTATTGTTTGCTTACAGCAacatcatttactgtatatttagttaTTCAAAGTAATGGACATCCACTAACATTTATCCAAAATCAATTCATAAACAATCATTTGAAATTATAATCAACCGATTTTTACATGAGATTGTTGACTGGAAGTTGTACGCAACACAACTTGTTTATGTCAGGTTTAGATTGGATAAAATTAGAAAAAGTCTTTCCTGTAATCTTTATATGTGTAATTCTGTGGATATGCAAGTGTACTTTAGGTGTTTTGTATTCCTCCTGCTTCACCGTACTTTTCTTTATCTTAAACATGGCAGAGGCAGGAGTCATGTCTACTTTATGTCATGTCCTGTATGTGGTTTTTGTTGAAGCGGCAGTAGACATTTAGGTTTCATTTTCCGTCTTAGTTAGAAACTCTTCTCGATGCtatgttttatacagtatataggcctGTAACTGAAATCATCCCATATGGTGCAACCACTCACAGGCAGCAGGGGGATTGATTTTTCTAATGGAATAGTAATTGACcagttattattatagttaaatataacaattgcacattagctgtaaataaaaaaaaaaagattataacaAGTTTTTCCATGTTGTTCCTCTGTGATGTGCTAACATGAAAGGCTTTAGCTTTCTAGACCGTCACAGGTGGGGTTAAGTTCAGAGAACTGTACTTAACCCCACTTAACTGTACCAGAGATGTGACTAATGTggagtttcatttttaaaataggtAAGCGAAgaaaagtcgctctggataagggcgtatGCCCTAACTGCTTTGTACTGAATGTTGTAATCacataaaaaactttttcttaaaCTTCATTTTAGATTCATTGCTTCAGTTAGCTCAGGGACTGCTTTATGCTTTATTCAGTTTTTGAATATGAATTTTTTTCTACTGACTCATTGTCTTCTTGAGCGGTTTTCTATAATGCCTAGAATTCCCAAAAAAATCctccaaaattttaaaaagtgttactCAAAAGTTTCCAGTGTCCCAAGCGTCTTCCACGAAGCATGAAGGCAGTCTTATGATGGTAAGCATATACAATGATAAATGCCTTGTTTGCCTTAAATGTTTATGAAACACTAATATGTTCGACCCACGTATACTGTACAATTCATACATATACCGGACCGGATTGTCTGCTGTTGCGACCCATTGCTGGGAGCAGCctaaagaccaacaacaatttatttgatctgcaacaactaaaacatgataattgctattaaatagtatgagttaggctagtcaataatgcaagtaaagaactattaatatgaatgagtacaacaaactcaaactcATAgttctgttaacttaaaatttaaatttatgtaactgattactcAGTGATTAGTGTGGGAGGTTTTTTATGGAAATGCCTTGAACATGCTGATGGAAAATACTGTAGATTGTGCGAATCTCTGTGTAAGCACTAAGATGGTTTATGCAGGTTTAACTGATCCTAAGTCAGACAAGAGGAAAAGGTTTATTCCTGCACTATCTTACTAACTTAATTATTTGGgttataataagtaaataatttaatttacaacTCAGATACTGGTATTTATATTCAGGTTGGTTTTTCAACTTCTGGTAAAGCCAAAACGTTTTCACATTAGCAtaagtatttaatatttaaatcctTCTCCCCTCTTCTTTGAGTTTCCCATAAACGGACGTTAACGGAAAGATGGTTTTGTCAGAAAAATTTGcgaggaacatcgctaatgacacccGTGTAATACTCGCATATTAACGGAATCAATCAAACAaacgtaaaacaaacaaacaaatgaacttgCACCTTacctttgtgtatgtgtgtgtgaagcaccccctctctgctctacacacacacacacacacacacacactaaacacgcgtgcacacaaagactgaaacagagagggaaagagaaaatagatttttaacctctattaagactttcttttgctttacatgcgcgcacacacgtgttataagaaacagtacacgtgcacTGTACACATGCGCttacaaacagaaaataaaatatgttttatacacacacacacgtggtcacagtgttatagtaaacagtacacgcgtgcacggatgtcgattataccagtaagagacgtgcagTGGAGGCGATttaaccacaattccgcagcacaagagagagagaaaaactgttggctcagttgtgatcacgtgacactgggcatcaaaacaagaagcgcatgcatgatacatgatactcggtacttgtaaaacAAGACTTGCTtattttccaaatcaaaatttaataaaaatcttttctcgtcttgcggaacactcgcaaaccgcgttactcgcaatccgaggttttactgtacctgtaataaaatatactttattttggTAGGGGTAATTTGAGATCATTAGCCTGTTTTTATACCTGGTTTTACATAAACTTGTTATTCTTATTTCCTATTACAGAATGTAATAGAAAATCTAATTCTGTAATAGGAAATACGATTACTATTACCATTAAGCCTTTATGAGCAATGGAGTAAACTGTAATTGACaccaaacaagtttttttgctttctcGTGATggtttttaaactataaaaatctGATCACAGACTCTAGTGTTCTGCCTCCTAGAGCCAAACCCCTAGGAAGTCTTAAAACTGCAGTAAGTCAACAGAGTGTGGTTTGGGTGCTCTTGGCTTTTTCTGGTCGCTGTCACCATAAGAGTAATCAGAGTTATAATCGTGCCCTTTGTGTGTTTGATGACGGAGGCTTATGGATAAGTGACAGACAAGCAAGCGCCATGGCTACACTGAGACAAACCATGTCACTCAGCAGTGTCTACAGAGTTGGCCTACACACACGGACTCTCCTGAAACAAAGAGCCTTTATATGATACCCTACTTCCCCTAATCCACAGGCCTCAGGCGCAGTGAGAGAAGTGCCCTCCACCTTCCCCTCATCTGGCCCAAGTACAGCAGCCAGTGGTTAAACAAGACAAGCACTGGCAGAAGCTTATTAAggcaacacatactgtacagtacagaccTGTAAAGGCTAAGGTAATGTTGGGCCATAAAATTTGGGTCAAGTAAAATGTTCTAGAATTGGTATGACTTTTTTAATCTCAAggtaaaaaaagcaaaaatttactacatatatttttgtttccaAGGGATGTAAATAAACAGAACATACACTATTAAAAGAAAGCAtctatattatactgtaaatgatcagaaaatcatttatttaaatttagaaaATCATTTCTGTAACACTATTATGCTGTGACTGTCTTGTCATTATATTAACATTCATCTGTATtgcaaatgaataaattaataaatcattaaaacagCTTAGGGTGGTGAAATAATTACAagtgtgtgaaataaaatgaggctaaaaaacaaacaaaacaaaactggaaAACATGTGAAATATGTTTCTTAAGCCTAGTTCCCTAGTTGTCAGTCACATTAACCATTATCACTTTGTTCATTAATGACTCAACCACTGAAGGCACAAAATCCACTACCTTTGCACCCTACCGTTCTAACTGTCTGACTAATACATTTGACCAAGTGAGAAGAGAAAACTCTCTGAAATTGGAGGATTTCCTGTATAAAGGAGTGCCAATAACAGGAAACTCCACCTCTTTTAAGGGCTATAGACTTTTTGCATTCACATCCTGATGACCTACACTAGTAGTAAAAATATGTGATTGTTCATGTTCCAAACAGCTCATACCAATAACAGTCGTTTGGAACATAGACATAGACACTGCtgctaacatacagtatatatcatgtCATACTTTGTGTTTCAATTGTACTGCTGCTGTCGTACCCACAGCGTGGGTCTGAGCTGTTTGGAACATGGACAATCACATTGCTgctgtcatacacacacacacacacgcacacacacgcacacacacacgccatatTTGGACACTTCttcaacttttatattttaatattt encodes:
- the gcnt4a gene encoding beta-1,3-galactosyl-O-glycosyl-glycoprotein beta-1,6-N-acetylglucosaminyltransferase 4, with translation MKGRCAALHKRRHKFYLLFVSLSIVCLLKFVYVKVSLKNRFYVEPYGITVRSSNSQPNKDAIDCTAIYQLDPVEIGKSLEIRRRDIVDLDDESVVSFTEDCSKYLFARGYNGIPVTNEERDFPLAYSLVVHKNMPMVERIIRAIYAPHNIYCIHYDQKSSKSFIAGVKNLAKCFPNIFIASKLESVQYAHITRLRADLNCLSDLMRSEVKWKYAINLCGQDFPLKSNYELVKELKTLKGANMLESSRPSELKRQRFSFQHELKDVPYEYQKLPVRTTVAKSAPPHDIEMFIGSAYFVLSRDFVQYVQTSQLAKDFFEWSADTYSPDEHFWATLARVPGVPGEILRSEADVTDLKSKTRLVKWNYLEGSLYPPCTGTHMRSVCIYGAAELRWLLNYGHWFANKFDPKVDPVLIQCLEEKLEESKIQHGLSTVS